TATGCCGCCAGGAATTCAGTAAACGTGCAGAACGTTCCTGAACGCGATAAGGTAGAAGTAGAAAAACGCATCAAAACCTGGCTCGCCCGCCAGATCTGGCGCATGGAAGGATATTATGAAGTGAGTAATTCGGATGATACGGCGATTTCAAGAGCGATGCAGGAAATGAAGAAGTAAGTTGATAGAGTTGAAGTTGATAAGGTTGACAAGTTAACAGGTAAATAAATAACAAAAGCCCACGCTGGTTACCAGTGTGGGCTTTTGTATGGGGTTCAAAGTTTAAAATACAGGCCTGGTAGTTAACTCAAAACCTAATAACCTTAAACTTTCAACCTTCAACTTTGAACTTTTCACTCCCATGCGGATCAAGTAATTCTTTCTTCTCAATTCGATAAGAATAAATCAACCCGGCTCCGCCTCCCATGGCAACAAAAGCAAACCACAGAGCTGGACTGTCATAATCATGTAGTATGTATTGCGTAATCGAATAGGCTATTGCCAGGCCAGCGCCGGCGCCAAACAGCAGCAATCCCCATTTCAAATTGGCATAAGGCGCAGGCCGGTGTACCTTGTCTTTGGGGTTCATCCCCTTTTCCAACATCGCCAGGTTTTCGCGGCTTATTAAATACCTAACACCAAAGATCAGGATAAACAATCCTAAAATGGATAATATTAACCAGACGAATACCATTACATCTTTATTCATAGTTTTTATTTTTTAAGTTCTACACAACTATGACTACTGCTGCTGCCGGCCGGTTACAGTGCCCGTGCATTTTTTTCATAAATGAACACAACAAGTATCAAAACCGGACACAACGGTCCTATTCTCTCTAAATAAACAACTGATTATCAATTGAACTGAATTCCGGCACAAGGCGTGTCTTTATGGTGTAACCTGATTACCACTTACATCGTCATATTCATACTAATGCAAACCGGACCGGTTGATAATGAGATCATAAACAGAGTGCTGCAAGGCGAACAGGCACTGTATGCCCAATTGGTAAAACGATACACGCCATTCGTTTTTACTATTGTGCTGCGCTATACCGCCAACCGGGAAGACGCGGAAGAAATAGCCCAGGACATATTTGTAAAAGCTTATCGCAGCCTGGCCGATTTCAGGGGCGAGTCAAAATTCAGCACCTGGTTGTATACCATTGTCACCACCACCTGCATTACTTTTTTACGTAAGAAAAAAGTACCCGTTCATTCGCTGGACACCGAACAGATATTTGACCTGGCCGACAATCAGAATTCAACTTTCAAAGCCAACCAGGTTGAACAGAAATCGAAAGTGCAGGTACTGAATGAAGCGTTGCGATTATTGAGCATCGACGACGCCCGGATACTTGCCTTATTTTACCAGGCCGAACAAAGCCTGGAAGAAATTGGCCGCATTCTGGGTGTTGAACCCAATACCGCTAAGGTAAAACTGCACCGGGCCCGGCAACGGTTGAAGGAAAAGATGGAGACACATTTTGCGGAAGTGGTTGAGGAGTTGAGGGGGTGAGGGGTTGATCAGGTGATAGGTTAACAAGTTGATAGCGTTGATAGAGTTGACAGAGTTGATAAAGGCGGATACACAATGTTGAATATTGAATGCCCAATATTGAATGTTGAAGTGAAGAAAACGGGTTAAAGCCTAAAGGTTAAAGGCCAAAGCCAAAACCGGAATTGTATTTGCTTTCAGCTTTTACCTTTCAGCTTTATGCCAGTATTTGCTTGCAGCTTGTGCAGCTTGCAGCTTGCGGCTTGCAGCTGTTCTCCTACTACCTTTGATCGCCGAAGCTTTAGTGTAGGAGATCTACTGCCGTTTGCCCTTTGCCCGGCATTTTATAACTTTAAACACATTAAAATGAACAAGCCAGTAGATATAGAAGATCGTTTGTGGGAATATCTCGATGGTGCAGGCAGCGGGGACGAGCGCTTGTTTATTGAACAATTGATTGCATCCAATGCGGAATGGAAAGCCAAATACCAGGAACTGCTGGAACTGCAGGACCTGCTGAGCCATCGCCTGGAACTGGATGAACCCTCCATGCGGTTCACTCAGAATATTATGGAAGCCATCAGCAAATATCATATTGCTCCTGCTGCCAAATCATACATCAATAAACGGATCGTTTGGGGTATTGCCGGCTTTTTCATTTGCACGATCCTCGGCTTTCTGATAGCAGCTTTAGCGCAAATCCATTGGACTGCCGGAAGCACCACCGATAGTTCATTTATCAATAACATCAACCTCGATAAAGTTGAGGCCAGCGGCATCTTCAATAAAACCTACACCACTATTTTTATGATGATAAATGTGGTATTGGGATTGGCTGCATTGGATATGTATTTAAGAAGGAAGAAGGCAGTGGGCAGTAAGCAGTAGGAAAACCTATACCTCTTGCGGCGTTGCTTCCTGCCGAGGCCCGTCTACAAATGAATTATCAAACCCGGTTGGCGCTGTTTTGTTTCGTTCTATCCAACGTAAAATTATGAGTATAAGAAGCGGAACACAATTGAATAATACTACCAATCCTTCTTCCTGGCCCCCAATGCTAAAATTAAAATTTGCAGTAAGCGTTTCGAACCTTATCGCCAACGTATGACCGTTTATCCCAAGCGCAAAGTACGGACCATAATAATATATAAACGTAAACCCGGGCGGAATGGTAAGCTGCAAAAGCTGCGCACATAAATTCAACTTCGATAAGGTGTAAAATTTTAACTCCTTCCCTTTTATGAAGTAAAAGATACCCGCCATTATTGAAACCAAACTTAGCGCTATCATAGGAATAACAGCAAAGATCACCCCACCCGATATTTCTGGTTGCGCAGAAAGAATGGTAACCATAAGAATCAACAATACAATTGCACCAAGCAATTGATAGATGGCGATACCCATAAGCCATCCTTTTCTTTTATTAAGTACAAATCGTTTAAATCGTTTCATAAGAAAAGCGCCCTTTTGGTTGGGCGTTTTAAAATACATTTTAATTCCAGCATATGAAAGCAAAAAAGGATCAACTGTAATTACAGATGACCCTTCTTATATGAGTAATTTTCTTTATTAATCCAATTAACGTGTTAACTTGTCAAACCGTCAACTAATCATTAAACTTCTTCTTCAACTCCGCCAGCTTGGCCTGGAACGGATTCAGCGGCTCCTGTTTTTTAGGTTGTGCCTTGCCGCCACCGGCAGCTGGTTTGCGATCACCACCGCCACCGCTGCGTCTTTCACCGCCACCACCTTTCTGCTGATCTTTCATGGTAAGTGAAATACGCTTGCGCGGCACATCCACCTCAGAAACGGTAACCATTACTTTCTGGTTCAGTTTCACCACTTCATTAGGATCAGAAACGTAGGTATTGCTCAATTGAGAAATATGCACCAGGCCATCCTGTTTAACACCAATGTCAACAAACACACCAAAGTTGGTGATGTTGGTAACAATGCCCGGCACCGTCATACCAGGTTTTACATCTTCAATGGCTTTAATGGTTTCATCAAAGCGGAACTCCTCGATCTGTGCCCGTGGGTCACGACCAGGTTTTTCCAACTCTTTTAATATATCATCGATGGTGTATTCACCAATGCTTTCTGTGATGTATTGTTTCTTGTTTACCTTTTTGCGCAGCTCGCTTTTTTTAATCAGGTCTTCCAGTGAAGCCTGCAGATCTTTCGCCATACTTTCCACCACGTGATAGCTCTCGGGGTGTACAGATGAGTTATCCAGCGGGTTTTCGGCGCCAGGAATACGCAAGAAACCGGCACACTGCTCAAATGATTTGGGTCCCATCATTGGCACTTTCTTCAATTCTTCACGGGTTTTGAAAGGCCCGTTCTTGGCGCGGTATTCAACAATATTTTTAGCCAGGGTATTGCTTAAACCCGATACATAAACCAGCAGGTGTTTGGATGCGGTGTTCACATCAACCCCCACAAAGTTTACCGCACTCTCTACTACTCTGTCCAGCGCTTCTTTGAGGCGGGTTTGGTTTACATCGTGTTGGTACTGGCCTACCCCAATTGATTTGGGATCGATCTTTACCAGCTCACTCAGCGGATCGAGCAAACGGCGGCCAATACTAACCGCACCACGTACGGTTACATCCTGATCGGGAAACTCTTCACGGGCAACTTCTGATGCAGAATAAATAGACGCGCCGCTTTCATTTACCTGGAACACGCTTACCGGTTTTCCAAAGTCGATGCTGCGAACCAGTTGTTCAGTTTCCCGGCCGGCGGTACCATTACCAATACCGATGGCGTCAATTTCATATTTATCAACCAGGAATTTTAATTCAGATACACTACCCTGCCAGTCGTTCTGTGGCGGGTGTGGGTAGATGGCGGTATTGTACACCAGGTTACCCTGTGCGTCCAGACAAACAAGTTTGCAACCGGTACGGAAACCAGGGTCAAGCGCCAGCACTTTTTTGGAACCCAATGGCGAAGCCAGCAATAACTGACGCAGGTTCTCGGCAAATACATTAATAGCTTCTTCGTCGGCCTTATTCTTGCTCGCCAGGCGGAACTCATTCTCGATAGAAGGTTTCAGCAAACGGTCGAACGAATCGTCGATCGCTTTCTTTACTTCAGCGGCAAACGGGCTGCTGTTTTTTACAAATGTTCTGTTGAGGTCGTCAACAGCCGCTTGTTTGTCTATGTTAATGTCCATAACCAGGTAGCCTTCTTTCTCGGCCCGGCGAATGGCCAGGATGCGGTGAGAAGGACTATCGGCCAGGTTCTCGTTGAACTCAAAGTAATCACGGTATTTCTGGGCTTCTTCTTCCTCTTTTTTGCTGGTGAGTACTTTTGAAGAAAGCTTGGCAGTTTCGGTAAACTCCTGGCGCACTTTATTACGCGCCTGCTCGTTTTCACTCACCCACTCTGCAATGATATCGCGGGCGCCCTGCATAGCTTCCTTAATATCTTTTACCTGCTCGTTGATGAATTTGGCAGCCACTTCATCCATATTTTCAGCGCCCTGTTCAAATACCAGTTTCGCCAAAGGTTCCAGTCCTTTTTCGATAGCCTGGGTAGCCCTGGTTTTACGTTTGGGTTTGTAAGGCAGATAAATATCTTCCAGCTCGGTAGCATCGTAACAATTTTCAATACGATCTTTTAACTCGGGCGTTAATTTGCCCAGGCCTTCGATCGTTTTCACCACTGTTTCTTTGCGTTTATCCAGTTCAGAAAAATAAGCGATCTGTTCAACCACCTGTCCAATGCCCACCTCGTCCATGTTATTGGTCGCTTCCTTACGGTAACGGGCCATAAAAGGAATGGTTGCGCCTTCGCTTTGCAAGTCATGAATATTCGTGACCTGCTTAATGCTGAATGATAATTTTTCAGCGATCTTCTGAATGTACTTTACTTCCATCTATTGAGAATTTGCAGTTTTTTAATGTCTTACCGGCTCAACCCAAAAAAATCGGTATAAGGGGTCGCAAATGTAAGGCATGATAACAAAGAAAAAACTTGTTTTTACTAACAACATTTTTTCTTAAAAAACGTACCAGATTTTTATTAGAACGCCCAAATTTATGATTTATAAAAACATTGTTCATAAGTAAAAAAAACCTAATTTTAAGCACCTCCCTGGCACTCCCACTTTTCAATGGTGCTTCCAAACTGCTCACTTTATGGCGACTTTACAGCGACATTATAGTGACCTTATAGCGATATAGCTCCTCTATGCTTCCTCAATGGCACCTCTATGCCTCCTCTGTACCTGAACACCACATCCAATGGTCAGTTAATTTACCGCCCTTTGCACCAACAATGGGGCTTTGCACCACTTTCCGCCGCCGGGGTAGCAATGAGGTACCAATAAGGTTCCATTAAGGAATCAAAGAGAAGTTTGCAGGGCTTTGGCCAAAAAATCATTCACCATACCAGCCGCAGTCATTACCAGCATATGTCCATGTTTGGGGATAGTTTGTGTAGGATGGGTAAACCGAACGGGTAATATTTCATCTTTTGTGCCATGAATATGCCATACCCGTTGTGGAACAACTTCGTTTTGCCAGTTCATAATGGCATCAACACTCCAGCGAATTAAACCGGCATCACTTTCATTAATGATCTCCCACAATAATTTTTTATCGGCATTCTTTTCCCGGGTGAAGAACCGTTTGGTAGCGGCTGATGATTTTAATAACGACACCGGCACTAATTTGTGCAATCCCATTTTACCTGCCATGCGAAAATAACCTGGTAATTCTTTCGATACAGGTACACTTGAAATAAGTATGGTAACAGCAGGTTTGTACACTTTTGCAATTTCGGTAGCCAGCATGCCGCCAAAAGACAGCCCTACCAGCGCGAAGGATTCGCTTGTATCGATCTTTGAAGCCAGTCGTAACGCATAGGATGGCAGCGTATCGTCTTTTTCGGGTGAGATCCAATCTAAAAAAACAGCCTCACATCCTGTTGGCAATTGAATATATTTAAACACCCGTTTATCGGCCGCCAGCCCACTGATAAAGTACACTTTCATTGCAGGAATCTCCTATGCGAATTTAGCCATTACTAGCAGTTTAAAAGTTGACAGGTCGAAAAGTTAACAAGTTAATAAATACCCAACAGGCAGCCGTTTACGCTTAAACTTGTTAATTCGTCAAGAAGTTAACTCGTCAACTAAAATCATACCTTTGAGCGCATAAACTACATGTAATGGATATTAAAAGTAATATTCTCGAAACGATTGGGAATACGCCACTTATCAAGCTCAACAAGATCACCAGACAATTTCCGGCCACTGTTGTTGCCAAAGTAGATTATTTTAATCCCGGCAACTCTATCAAAGACCGCATGGCGGTTAAAATGATTGAGGTGGCCGAAAAGGAAGGAAAATTAAAACCCGGTGGAACCATTATTGAATGTACCAGCGGTAATACCGGCATGGGTCTGGCACTGGCGGCCTGTGTAAAAGGATACAAATGTATTTTCACCACTACCGATAAGCAATCAAAAGAAAAAGTAGACATCTTAAAAGCAGTAGGCGCTGAAGTAATTGTTTGTCCTACCAACGTAGAACCAGATGATCCACGCAGTTACTATTCTGTAGCCCGCCGCCTGGCTAAAGAAATTCCCAATTCCTTTCATTGTAATCAATACGATAACCTGGCCAGTCGCCTGGCCCATTATGAGACCACGGGCCCTGAAATCTGGAAACAGACAGATGGTAAAATAACCCACCTGGTATGTACGGCCGGCACCGGTGGTACCGTAACAGGCACGGCCATGTACCTGAAAGAAAAAAATCCCAATATAAAGATCTGGGCCATCGATGTATACGGCTCCCTGCTCACCAAATATTTTCGCACAGGCAAAGTGGATATGAAAGAAGTGCACCCCTACATTTCAGAAGGTTTTGGAGAAGATTTTGTGCCCGAGAATTACGACATGAGCGTTATTGACCATTTTGAACAGGTTACCGACCGCGACGGCGCTATTATGGCCCGCCGCCTGGCTAAAGACGAGGGTCTGTTTTGTGGTTACAGCGCCGGCAGTTGTTTGCAGGGATTGATGCAAATAGCCGCCAATGAACCATTGAAAAAAGATGACCTGGTGGTTTGTATCTTCCACGACCATGGCAGCCGCTATGTTGCCAAAATTTATAACGACCAATGGATGATGGAACGCGGCTTTATGGACGTTAAAACCTTCAAGGATATTATTAATGGTCGCACGGGCAAACAAAAACTCGTTACTATTGAACCCAATCGTACCGTGGCCCAGGCAGTTGAACTGATGCGTAAATATGATATCGAACACATTCCGGTGATAAATGGCAGCGGCCCCGTTGGCGCCATCAGTGAAAGCGGGTTGTTCCAGAAAATATTTTCCAACCCCGATATTAAGAACGCCACTATTGAAACCGTAATGGAACCCGCCTACCCCATTGTTGATCTTAATACGCCGATTGAAAAGCTGCGCACGCTTATTAATAAAGACAATGGAGCGGTGCTGAGTAAAGATGAATTAGGAAATTATCATATAGTTACTAAATACGATGTGATATTGGCGTTAGGAAGTTAATGCAATGTGATAATTTGATAATTGAGAAATCCACATACAACACAAAAACTCAAAATGCTCTGCATTTTGAGTTTTTGCATTATCACATTATCGAATTATCACATTAGCTAATTAAAAAAACAAAGCGCCCCGCATTTAGCAGAGCGCTCTTGTGAAATCTTGTTCAGGTACTTTGGACGGTTTTACTAAGGACTGGTTTGCTGATAGAGATTTCTGGTTTTCACGATATTGGATACGGGGTACGGATCAAAAACCAAAAAAACTATAATAAATAAAGTAAAGGGTTTAGGGTTCAGGGGCCTTTTCTATGGTCTCAGGAGTAAGGTCGTTCGTGTAAATCCGGTACAGAACTTTTAAAGGGTATGTCAACATCGTGTTGACAATACAAAGATGTTGTTATTTTTGCGATGGTTGAACTCTATTCGATCAATGGCTACCGTTGCTCGTTTAATGTGTGGAAAAGTCAGATTAAGCACGTTCAATGCCGTGAAACACTTACTGGAAGCGCATTTCAGGCATATGGTTTTATAAAATATTTGATCTGGATCAATGATAAGTAAACTGTACGATATACTCTTTCGTAACACTACCATACACCTAAAGAAATACTACGCATAACAGTGCTGGATAGCTACGATTTTTGCAGTAAATACCGAACAATTTTAATCGAGTCTTTTTGCTCTTGTTAACATTTGTATCTGCATTACCTTTGTAACAGAAGTTGATTGATTACAAATCAATCTATTCCAATATCCAGGAGAAATCATCCGTATCCAATATCCAATAAAAGATCAAGAAAAATCCGGTATCAGTCAACTTCACTTTTTAATAATCCGATATCATTCATAAAAAGCCATTATCCAGATCCAATGTCCGTGACAAAACGAATATCCCTGTGAAAACCACCAGATATCCTGATGAATAACCAAGTAATTTAAAATCCAACGTCCAAAAGACCGAGGTAGTTCCAATTCCTGTGTGTTAAAAACCGTCTGCTTAACTCCAATAACCCCTCCTGCTAAAACCGTAAACGCTTTTAGCAGGAGGAGCAGCGGTCCTTCTACGCTAAACACCGAACACTTAAGGCATAACGCTTCTTCCCTTTCTTCAGCCTTCTTCCCCAATAGTTTATCATTCTAATATTTCCGGTCAAAATCCTCCCATGCGCGATTGTCGCTTTCTGTACCTTTGCTCCTTTCCAAACATCCCAGTTCATCCCATTAATCTCATAAATCCCAAGTTCAGATGAGTGTATATATTGATCAGATGGGCCGGCCGGTGGAGTTACCTGCTTCACCCCGAAGGATTGTATCGCTGGTTCCTTCCATTACTGAATTACTATATACTTTACAGCTCGATGACCAGGTGGCCGGCATCACCAAATTCTGCATACATCCCAATAACTGGTTCCGGGAAAAAACCCGCGTAGGTGGCACCAAGGCCGTCAAGACCGATGTGATTCATGAATTACAACCCGATTTAATTATAGCCAATAAAGAAGAGAACGTAAAGGAACAGATTGAAGAACTGGCCGAACACTATCCTGTATGGGTAACTGATGTGAACAACCTGGCCGATGCCATGGAAATGATAGAGCAAATAGGCGCCATCACCAGCACCCAGCCACAGGCCAACCGGTTAATCAGTCAGATCAATGCTGCCTTTTCCGACCTGCAACATAAAAACCAACCATTAAAAGCAGGGTACCTCATCTGGCGCAACCCCTACATGACCATTGGTAAAGACACCTTTATTCACGATATGCTTGCCCGGTGCGGGTTTAAAAACATTTTTGAAAACACCACCCGCTACCCCGCCATCGAAACCTGGCAACTGGCCCAATGCGATCTGTTATTACTTTCTTCAGAGCCCTACCCTTTTCAGCAAAAACACATCGACGAACTGCAGGCTGAATTACCCAATACCCGCATTATTTTAGTTGATGGGGAAATGTTCAGCTGGTACGGCAGCCGCTTGTTACACGCGCCCGCCTACTTTACCAACTTATTACGGCAGTTATAGTAACTTTGGTAGATATGAATTCGATGATTGACAATATTGATACAAACGAGCCGAATAAGCCATCCCGCAAAAAACCAATGTTCCCGGTGCATGACCGCTTGCGTGGATATTTGAAAAATCATGGCCGTGAAGTAAAGCTGCCTGTATCATACAACGATCTGCTTCGCATTACGTATTCCCTTCCGTTAAAAGATAAAAAAGGCAACGATACCTATTGGGAAACGGTGGTGTACGATATGCGCGACTGGGAGTATATTCGCAACGGCCTGGTGCAGATGTATGCCATCCTGAAAACAGAAGGCGATCTTACGTTTACCAGTCACCTCGATGTAGCGCGGATTGACTATTGCAGTTTTGGTAATTCCAACCCCTTTCGCATCCGCATTGTAAACAAGTACAACGATAACTACGATCACTACTATATTAAAATAGCCGATGCCTCGCGTATTTACGGGCTGGAGCTGGAACATACGCTGTCCCCCAACCGCATCACCTACCTCACCAATCAAAACACGTTGGTGGAGGAACATATTCCCGGTATTCCCGGCGATGTGTTTATTGCCCAGCATCTCAACGACCCGCATACCAACAAGATCAGGCTGGCGAAGGAGTTTGTAAAATTCAATGAGCGGTGTTTTGTACGCCTGTTGGGCGATATGCGTTCGTACAATTTTGTGGTTGATATTACCCCCGATATCGAAGACTATCAATACCGCATCAGAGCTATCGACTTCGACCAGCAATCGTACGAGGGCCGTAAGAATTTATACATGCCCCAATTCTTTAAAGAAAATTACACGCTGGTTGATCTGTGCGCCAAGTTCCTTAATAAAGAAAGTATTCATCAGTATCAAACTGAAGAGCGCACCATGATGGCCTTTCGCGTAGCTTCTTCGCGATTCCGGCTAATGGAACTCCTGAACATTATGTCAAAGGACCATATCTCGGTTTCCGAAAAACTGCACCAGCTGCGTACCGAGCTGGGCGATTATTTTAACAATCCGCAATTCTATAAATGTTCATCCATGGGGCAACTGGTAAAACGCCAGTTAAAACAAACCCTGCAGAAGAATTTAAAACTGATCCAGAAGAACCTGGGTAAGATCGAAGACTAATACAGCTGTAAGCCGAAAGCTGAAAGCAACACACTTCTGCGCGGCAACCCTGAACTCCGAACTTGAAACCTGGAACTTGAAACCTGAAACATGTTTTATAATATAACCGGTTATTCAACCGCCTTATTTTCTACCTGGTATTTTATTGATGAGCTCCGGCTGTTGTTCGATGCGGGCGATGGGCTTATGGCCAACCTGTTGCAGAAGAGCAGGAAAATAGAACACGTGTTTATTTCCCATGCCGACCGCGATCATGTTACCGGTTTGCTGCAGTTCAATCAACTGAATTCACGGCCGGGTTTTCCTGTTATTTATTATCCCAAAGACAGCGGCTCTTTCCCCGCGCTGAGTGATTTTTCAGTAAAATTCGATCCGCATGTAACTGGCACCGTATGGACGCCCATTTCGCCAGAAAACGATGTACCCATAAGGAAAGATATGTTCGTGAGGAGTATACCCAACACCCATGCGGCACAAAAAGGCGGCATCAGAAGTCTGAGCTTTAAGGTCATTCAAACCAAAATGAAATTAAACCCTGAGCTCGTAAAGTTGCCTGCAGCGGATATAAAACGAATTATTGAACAAAAGGGTAAAGCAAGAACGCACACCGAAGTTCAGACCAATTTAATCAGCTACTCCGGCGATACGCCGGTTGAAGACCTTGGCCGTTGGGAAAATTCGCAAATCCTCATTCACGAAGCCACCTTCCTGCGCGATGATGATGAGGAAAAGGAGCTGGGCGGCCACTCCGCCAAACACAGTTACCTGGAAGAGGTGATGGAAATGGTAAGCGGGTCAAACATTGAGCAACTCATCCTGGGCCATTTTAGCAGCCGGTACAGCGCCGAACAAATTGACAGCCGCATTATGGAATTATGTGAAAAATATGCAATCAACATTCCGGTGTTCAGGGTATTGCCCGGTGAGGTGGGTCATAACATCCTGCATGGCCAACCCGCGAATGCGAAGTAACACATACATCATGTAACAAATACGCCAACATTCATTGCTAATTAACTATCTTCGCGTTGCATTAAAAAAAGCCTTAATCCATTAAATATTTTCAAACGCTTTTGATATTCAATTAAATAACAACACGCTTTAACACTGTAAACGATGAAGAAATACAAACCAGGAGTACTCTTTGGTGAAGAACTCGAAGCTTTGTATAAGGATGCCAAAGAGAACCAATTTGCCTTACCAGCAGTTAATACAATTGGCACTAATACGATCAACGCTACGCTTGAGACAGCCGCAAAGGTAAATTCCCCTGTAATTATTCAATTCTCCAATGGCGGTGCCCAGTTCATTGCCGGTAAAGGTATGCCCAACGAAGAGCTGCAGGGCAATATCTCCGGCGGTATTTCCGGTGCATTGCATATACATAATGTTGCCAAATATTACGGTGTACCGGTTGTGCTGCACACCGACCATGCTGCTAAAAAATGGTTACCGTGGATCAGCGGTCTTATCGATGCCGGTGAACAATATTTCAAAGAGAAAAAACAACCTCTGTTCAGTTCTCACATGCTCGATCTGAGCGAAGAGCCTATCGAAGAGAACATCCATACTTCAGTTGAATTTTACAAACGCATGGCGCCCCTGGGCATGGGTATTGAAATTGAGCTGGGTGTTACCGGTGGTGAAGAAGACGGCGTTGATAACAGCGGTGTTGAAAATGATAAATTATATACCCAGCCTCAGCACGTAGCGTATGCGTATGAGCAATTGGGCAAAGTAGGACGTATGTTTACCGTAGCTGCTGCTTTTGGTAATGTGCACGGGGTGTACAGTCCGGGTAATGTTGAATTGCGTCCTGAGATCCTAAAGAACAGCCAGGATTATATTCAGAAAACCTACAAAACCGGCGAAAAGCCCGTATACTTTGTATTCCACGGCGGTAGCGGTTCTCCCCAACACCAGATCCGCGAAGCCATCAGTTACGGCGCTATCAAAATGAACATCGATACCGATCTGCAATGGGCTTTCTGGGAAGGTATCCTGAAGTACTACAAAAAGAGCGAAGGTTATCTGCAAGACCAGCTGGGCAACCCCGAAGGCGCAGATAAAC
The Niastella koreensis GR20-10 genome window above contains:
- the fbaA gene encoding class II fructose-bisphosphate aldolase, which translates into the protein MKKYKPGVLFGEELEALYKDAKENQFALPAVNTIGTNTINATLETAAKVNSPVIIQFSNGGAQFIAGKGMPNEELQGNISGGISGALHIHNVAKYYGVPVVLHTDHAAKKWLPWISGLIDAGEQYFKEKKQPLFSSHMLDLSEEPIEENIHTSVEFYKRMAPLGMGIEIELGVTGGEEDGVDNSGVENDKLYTQPQHVAYAYEQLGKVGRMFTVAAAFGNVHGVYSPGNVELRPEILKNSQDYIQKTYKTGEKPVYFVFHGGSGSPQHQIREAISYGAIKMNIDTDLQWAFWEGILKYYKKSEGYLQDQLGNPEGADKPNKKYYDPRVWLRKGEENFIKRLEIAFDDLNCINRNA